The proteins below are encoded in one region of Microbispora sp. NBC_01189:
- a CDS encoding undecaprenyl-diphosphate phosphatase: MDVLQAIVLGVVQGLTEFLPISSSAHLLIVPKLAGWGDPGAAFTAVIQLGTMLAVLLYFWRDIVRISWTWLRSLWTPELRGDLDARMGWYIGLGTIPIGVAGLLFKDAIEGPARNLWLNATMLIAFGLLLLAAEQFGRKKKEVADLTMRDGLIVGLWQMAPLIPGASRSGSTMTGAMFLGYTREAAARYSFLLSIPAVVLSGLFELRDVGDGGGPPLVPTLIATVVSFVVGYASIAWLLRYVARHSTIVFVVYRVFAGTFLLTLLYLGVLQS, from the coding sequence ATGGACGTACTACAGGCCATCGTGCTGGGAGTCGTGCAGGGTCTCACCGAGTTCCTGCCCATCTCTAGCTCCGCCCACCTGCTGATCGTGCCCAAGCTGGCCGGCTGGGGCGACCCCGGCGCCGCCTTCACCGCGGTGATCCAGCTCGGCACCATGCTGGCCGTGCTGCTCTACTTCTGGCGCGACATCGTCCGGATCTCCTGGACCTGGCTGCGCAGCCTGTGGACGCCGGAACTCCGGGGCGACCTCGACGCCCGCATGGGGTGGTACATCGGGCTCGGCACGATCCCGATCGGCGTGGCCGGCCTGCTGTTCAAGGACGCGATCGAGGGCCCGGCCCGCAACCTGTGGCTCAACGCCACCATGCTGATCGCGTTCGGCCTGCTCTTGCTCGCGGCCGAGCAGTTCGGCAGGAAGAAGAAGGAGGTCGCCGACCTCACCATGCGGGACGGCCTGATCGTGGGGCTGTGGCAGATGGCGCCGCTGATCCCGGGCGCCTCCCGCTCGGGCTCCACGATGACCGGCGCGATGTTCCTCGGCTACACGCGCGAGGCGGCAGCCCGCTACTCCTTCCTGCTGTCCATCCCGGCCGTGGTGCTGTCGGGCCTGTTCGAGCTGCGCGACGTCGGCGACGGCGGCGGCCCGCCGCTCGTGCCGACCCTGATCGCGACCGTCGTCTCTTTCGTGGTCGGTTACGCCTCGATCGCCTGGCTGCTGCGTTACGTGGCGCGGCACTCCACGATCGTCTTCGTCGTCTACCGCGTCTTCGCCGGAACGTTCCTCCTCACCCTCCTCTACCTCGGGGTGCTCCAGTCATGA
- a CDS encoding SfnB family sulfur acquisition oxidoreductase: MSGLAHAPGTTPDSTLGSTPGSTPGSTPGSTPGTPRAAARVIGGDEEALAVAAELAGRFSLRAAERDARRELPVAELAELSASGLLGVTVPREHGGADVRSATLAEVVRLLATGDPSIAQIPQSHFVYVNVLRRQGTPEQREFFFAEVLAGRRFGNAQSEAGTRHVQDYRTRLRPDGDGGFVLDGVKHYSTGALFADWIPVLAKDPHDRLVAAYVPVGAPGLTVVDDWDGMGQRTTASGTVRLEGVRVPADRVVPHHLTFTGPQLHGAHAQLLHAAIDAGIARGALTEAAEFVRTRSRPWFESGSERAVDDPLTIQRFGELELAVRAAEALLGEAGRVVDHARARLDDETAAMASVAVAAAKAAADRAAVEVTNALFEVSGTRSALDSLNLHRHWRNARTHTLHDPVRWKIQHIGRYALTGTPPPRHGLI, encoded by the coding sequence ATGAGCGGCCTCGCCCACGCCCCCGGAACCACGCCCGACAGCACACTTGGCAGCACGCCCGGCAGCACGCCCGGCAGCACGCCCGGCAGCACGCCCGGAACGCCCCGGGCGGCCGCGCGCGTCATCGGCGGCGACGAGGAGGCGCTCGCCGTCGCCGCCGAACTGGCCGGGCGATTCTCGCTCCGCGCCGCCGAGCGGGACGCCCGCCGTGAGCTCCCGGTCGCCGAACTGGCCGAGCTGTCGGCGAGCGGGCTGCTCGGCGTCACGGTCCCCCGCGAGCACGGCGGCGCCGACGTGCGCTCCGCCACGCTGGCCGAGGTCGTCCGGCTGCTCGCCACGGGCGACCCCAGCATCGCCCAGATCCCGCAGAGCCACTTCGTGTACGTCAACGTCCTGCGCCGGCAGGGAACCCCGGAGCAACGGGAGTTCTTCTTCGCCGAGGTCCTGGCGGGCAGGCGGTTCGGCAACGCCCAGTCTGAGGCGGGCACCAGACACGTGCAGGACTACCGCACCCGCCTCCGGCCGGACGGCGACGGCGGGTTCGTCCTCGACGGTGTCAAGCACTACTCGACCGGGGCCCTGTTCGCGGACTGGATCCCCGTGCTGGCCAAGGACCCCCACGACCGGCTCGTCGCCGCGTACGTGCCGGTCGGCGCCCCCGGGCTCACGGTCGTGGACGACTGGGACGGAATGGGCCAGCGCACCACGGCCAGCGGAACGGTGCGGCTGGAGGGCGTGCGGGTCCCGGCCGACCGGGTGGTCCCCCATCACCTGACCTTCACCGGGCCGCAGCTGCACGGCGCGCACGCACAGCTGCTGCACGCCGCGATCGACGCCGGCATCGCCCGCGGCGCGCTGACCGAGGCGGCCGAGTTCGTCCGCACCCGCAGCAGGCCGTGGTTCGAGAGCGGCTCCGAACGAGCCGTGGACGACCCCCTGACCATCCAGCGCTTCGGAGAGCTGGAGCTCGCCGTACGGGCGGCCGAGGCGCTGCTCGGCGAGGCCGGACGGGTCGTCGACCACGCGCGGGCGCGGCTGGACGACGAGACCGCCGCCATGGCGTCGGTCGCCGTCGCCGCGGCGAAGGCCGCCGCCGACCGGGCCGCCGTCGAGGTGACCAACGCCCTGTTCGAGGTGTCCGGCACCAGGTCGGCGCTCGACTCGCTCAACCTGCACCGGCACTGGCGCAACGCCCGCACCCATACCCTGCACGACCCGGTGCGCTGGAAGATCCAGCACATCGGCCGGTACGCGCTGACCGGAACGCCGCCCCCACGGCACGGCCTGATCTGA
- a CDS encoding DUF3090 domain-containing protein, whose amino-acid sequence MPVFDYDPPDRFVAGAVGQPGARAFFLQARGHGRVTTVALEKFQVAVLADRLDELLDEVLRRSGGRAPVPAVAPADLTDEGPLELPLDEDFRVGTMALAWDPETSQVVIEAQEAGEGDEGDEEDEPPADDRPEPAVLRVRISAAAARAFSRRALEVVAAGRPPCPLCGRPLDPEGHICVRLNGHHPGGLSA is encoded by the coding sequence ATGCCGGTCTTCGATTACGATCCGCCTGACAGGTTCGTGGCCGGTGCCGTTGGGCAACCGGGCGCACGAGCCTTCTTCCTGCAGGCGCGCGGCCACGGCAGGGTCACCACCGTGGCGCTCGAGAAGTTCCAGGTCGCCGTGCTGGCCGACCGTCTCGACGAGCTGCTCGACGAGGTGCTGCGGCGCAGCGGCGGGCGTGCGCCGGTCCCGGCCGTCGCCCCCGCCGATCTGACCGACGAGGGGCCGCTGGAGCTGCCGCTCGACGAGGATTTCCGGGTGGGGACCATGGCACTCGCCTGGGACCCGGAGACCTCCCAGGTGGTCATCGAGGCGCAGGAGGCGGGCGAGGGCGACGAGGGTGACGAGGAGGACGAGCCGCCGGCCGACGACCGGCCCGAGCCCGCCGTCCTCAGGGTGCGGATCAGCGCCGCCGCCGCCCGCGCGTTCAGCCGCAGGGCCCTGGAGGTGGTGGCCGCGGGCCGCCCTCCGTGCCCGTTGTGCGGCCGGCCCCTCGACCCGGAGGGCCACATCTGCGTACGGCTCAACGGCCACCATCCCGGAGGGCTGTCCGCGTGA
- a CDS encoding LLM class flavin-dependent oxidoreductase translates to MALTFHWFLPTYGDSRHLVGGGHGTDVTAAGGDRPAGLGYLSQVARCAEQLGFEGALTPAGAWCEDAWLTTAMLVAHSERLKFLVAFRPGLLSPTLAAQMAATFQRHSGGRLLVNVVTGGEDHEQRAYGDLLGKDERYERTDEFLTVVRALWRGERVTLRGRHIQVADAALTRAPSPVPAVYFGGSSTAAGGVAARHSDVYLTWGEPPAQVAEKIAWIRGEAAAAGRAVRFGIRLHVISRDTSAQAWAEAERLISALDPAVIASVQAGLARSGSEGQRRMRALHEGRTDALEVSPNLWAGVGLVRGGAGTALVGSHTEVAERIEEYHALGIDEFVLSGHPHLEEAYWFGEGVLPLLRRRGLWRHPAGEPADEAPVSIPFAGASAR, encoded by the coding sequence ATGGCACTGACCTTCCACTGGTTCCTGCCGACGTACGGGGACAGCCGCCATCTCGTCGGCGGCGGGCACGGCACGGACGTCACCGCCGCCGGCGGGGACCGGCCGGCCGGCCTGGGCTACCTGAGCCAGGTCGCGCGCTGCGCCGAGCAGCTCGGTTTCGAGGGCGCGCTCACCCCCGCCGGCGCGTGGTGCGAGGACGCCTGGCTGACCACGGCCATGCTGGTCGCCCACTCCGAGCGGCTGAAGTTCCTGGTCGCCTTCCGTCCGGGGCTGCTGTCGCCCACGCTGGCCGCGCAGATGGCCGCCACCTTCCAGCGGCACTCGGGCGGACGGCTGCTGGTCAACGTCGTCACCGGCGGAGAGGACCACGAGCAGCGCGCGTACGGCGACCTTCTCGGCAAGGACGAGCGGTACGAACGCACGGACGAGTTCCTCACGGTCGTCCGCGCCCTCTGGCGCGGCGAACGGGTCACCCTGCGGGGCCGGCACATCCAGGTCGCCGACGCGGCGCTCACCCGGGCGCCGTCGCCGGTGCCCGCGGTGTACTTCGGCGGGTCGTCCACGGCGGCGGGCGGGGTGGCGGCACGGCACAGCGACGTGTACCTGACCTGGGGCGAGCCGCCCGCCCAGGTGGCCGAGAAGATCGCCTGGATCAGGGGGGAGGCCGCGGCGGCGGGGCGTGCGGTCCGGTTCGGCATCCGCCTCCACGTCATCAGCCGGGACACCTCCGCCCAGGCGTGGGCTGAGGCCGAGCGCCTGATATCGGCCCTCGACCCGGCGGTCATCGCGTCGGTGCAGGCCGGTCTCGCGCGCAGCGGGTCGGAGGGGCAGCGGCGGATGCGGGCTCTGCACGAGGGCCGCACGGACGCCCTGGAGGTCTCCCCGAACCTGTGGGCGGGGGTCGGTCTCGTCCGCGGCGGAGCGGGCACGGCACTGGTGGGCAGCCACACCGAGGTGGCCGAGCGGATCGAGGAGTATCACGCGCTCGGCATCGACGAGTTCGTGCTGTCCGGTCATCCGCACCTGGAGGAGGCCTACTGGTTCGGCGAGGGCGTCCTGCCCCTGCTGCGCCGCAGGGGCCTGTGGCGGCATCCGGCCGGGGAACCCGCGGACGAGGCCCCCGTCTCCATCCCGTTCGCCGGCGCGTCCGCACGGTGA
- the sfnG gene encoding dimethylsulfone monooxygenase SfnG, with translation MKGISVSANVNREPLRFAYWVPNVSGGLVTSTIEQRTDWSYDYNRELAVLAENNGFEYALSQVRYMASYGAAFQQESTSFSLALLLATQRLKVIAAVHPGLWHPAVLAKLVSTADHLSGGRAAVNVVSGWFKGEFTALGEPWLEHDERYRRSEEFIRVLRASWTEDKARFQGDFYRLHGYDLQPKPLTGPDRPHPEIFQGGNSTAARAMAGRVSDWYFSNGKDFDGVTEQVREVGEAARAHGRRVRFGLNGFLIARDTEAEARETLREIVAKADVEAVHGFRDAVRQAGRSAQDGRGMWADSSFEDLVQYNDGFRTRLIGTPEQIARRAIEYKRRGVDLLLLGFLHYHEEVEYFGRHVLPIIRELEGEIEAAGAFPVEPARA, from the coding sequence ATGAAAGGGATCTCCGTGTCCGCGAACGTCAATCGCGAGCCGCTGCGGTTCGCCTACTGGGTGCCCAACGTCAGCGGGGGACTCGTCACCAGCACGATCGAGCAACGCACCGACTGGAGCTACGACTACAACCGCGAGCTGGCGGTGCTCGCGGAGAACAACGGCTTCGAGTACGCGCTGTCCCAGGTGCGCTACATGGCCAGCTACGGCGCCGCGTTCCAGCAGGAGTCGACCAGCTTCAGCCTGGCGCTGCTGCTCGCCACCCAGCGGCTGAAGGTGATCGCCGCCGTACATCCCGGCCTGTGGCACCCGGCGGTGCTGGCCAAGCTGGTCAGCACCGCCGACCACCTGTCGGGCGGCCGCGCCGCCGTCAACGTGGTGAGCGGCTGGTTCAAGGGTGAGTTCACCGCCCTGGGCGAGCCCTGGCTGGAGCACGACGAGCGTTACCGCCGGTCCGAGGAGTTCATCCGCGTCCTGCGGGCGAGCTGGACCGAGGACAAAGCGCGGTTCCAGGGCGACTTCTACCGGCTGCACGGATACGACCTGCAGCCCAAACCGCTCACCGGGCCGGACCGCCCGCACCCCGAGATCTTCCAGGGCGGCAACTCCACCGCGGCCCGGGCCATGGCCGGCCGGGTCTCGGACTGGTATTTCAGCAACGGCAAGGACTTCGACGGCGTCACCGAGCAGGTGCGCGAGGTCGGCGAGGCGGCGCGGGCCCACGGCCGCCGGGTGCGGTTCGGCCTCAACGGTTTCCTCATCGCGAGGGACACCGAGGCCGAGGCGCGCGAGACGCTGCGCGAGATAGTGGCCAAGGCCGACGTCGAGGCCGTGCACGGGTTCCGGGACGCGGTCCGGCAGGCCGGCAGGTCCGCCCAGGACGGACGCGGCATGTGGGCCGACTCCTCGTTCGAGGACCTGGTGCAGTACAACGACGGCTTCCGCACCCGCCTCATCGGCACGCCCGAGCAGATCGCGCGCCGCGCGATCGAGTACAAGAGGCGCGGCGTCGACCTGCTGCTGCTCGGCTTCCTCCACTACCACGAGGAGGTCGAGTACTTCGGCCGCCACGTGCTGCCCATCATCCGCGAACTGGAGGGCGAGATCGAGGCCGCGGGCGCCTTCCCGGTGGAACCGGCCAGGGCCTGA
- a CDS encoding SCO1664 family protein, with protein sequence MTAEDEASIGGVDRAGPGAGSEGAGYEGAGLDDAAAMRLLREGTLEVAGRLVEATNMTLYCSVATGEHAAACVYKPVRGERPLWDFPDGTLAAREVAAYEVAAATGWRIVPPTVLRDGPFGPGMVQLWIDADPDADLMTLMRSRNPALRRMAVFDAVVNNADRKGGHLLPLPDGHVYGVDHGVCFSVDDKLRTVLWQWRGSRLPREAVNVLERLEREIERGRLGRRLRELLTQAEVEATWERVKRLLATGVHPQPSDDWPAMPWPPI encoded by the coding sequence ATGACGGCTGAGGACGAGGCGAGCATCGGCGGCGTGGACAGAGCGGGACCTGGCGCGGGATCTGAAGGCGCGGGATACGAAGGCGCGGGGCTGGACGACGCGGCGGCGATGCGCCTGCTGCGGGAGGGCACCTTGGAAGTGGCCGGGCGACTCGTCGAGGCCACGAACATGACGCTCTACTGCTCCGTCGCCACCGGTGAGCACGCGGCGGCGTGCGTGTACAAGCCGGTGCGGGGCGAGCGGCCCCTGTGGGACTTCCCCGACGGCACGCTCGCGGCCCGGGAGGTGGCCGCCTACGAGGTGGCGGCCGCCACCGGCTGGCGGATCGTGCCGCCGACGGTCCTCCGGGACGGACCCTTCGGCCCGGGCATGGTGCAGCTGTGGATCGACGCCGATCCCGACGCCGACCTGATGACCCTGATGCGCAGCCGCAACCCCGCCCTGCGCCGCATGGCCGTCTTCGACGCGGTGGTGAACAACGCCGACCGCAAGGGCGGTCACTTACTGCCGCTGCCGGACGGCCATGTGTACGGCGTCGACCACGGCGTGTGCTTCTCGGTGGACGACAAGCTGCGCACCGTGCTGTGGCAGTGGCGGGGCAGCAGGCTGCCGCGCGAGGCGGTCAACGTGCTGGAGCGGCTGGAGCGCGAGATCGAGCGGGGCCGTCTCGGGCGGCGGCTGCGCGAGCTGCTCACCCAGGCCGAGGTGGAGGCGACCTGGGAGCGGGTCAAGAGACTGCTGGCCACCGGCGTCCACCCGCAGCCCTCCGACGACTGGCCCGCCATGCCGTGGCCGCCGATCTGA
- the ssuE gene encoding NADPH-dependent FMN reductase produces the protein MSTIVVLSGSPSAVSRTAALCAHLADRLGSLGHEVRTVHVRDLPAEALLSADTGHPRIAEVVGLIGEADGVLVASPVYKAAYSGLLKTLLDLLPQFAFTGKVVLPIVTGGSPAHVLAIDYALRPVLTSLGADHVVPGWFVLDRHIVLRDDGATLEPDAATPLYRVADAFAHAVDARRPLARAS, from the coding sequence ATGTCCACCATCGTCGTCCTGTCCGGCAGCCCCTCGGCGGTGTCGCGTACCGCGGCGTTGTGCGCCCACCTCGCCGACCGGCTGGGCAGCCTCGGCCACGAGGTCCGCACGGTCCACGTGCGCGACCTGCCCGCCGAGGCCCTGTTGTCGGCCGACACCGGGCACCCGCGCATCGCCGAGGTCGTCGGCCTCATCGGCGAGGCGGACGGCGTCCTGGTCGCCTCGCCGGTCTACAAGGCGGCCTACAGCGGCCTGCTGAAGACGCTGCTCGACCTGCTGCCGCAGTTCGCGTTCACAGGAAAGGTCGTGCTGCCGATCGTCACCGGCGGCAGCCCGGCCCACGTGCTCGCCATCGACTACGCGCTGCGCCCGGTCCTGACCTCGCTCGGCGCCGACCACGTCGTGCCCGGATGGTTCGTCCTCGACCGGCACATCGTCCTCCGCGACGACGGAGCCACCCTGGAGCCGGACGCCGCCACCCCGCTCTACCGGGTGGCCGACGCCTTCGCGCACGCCGTGGACGCCCGCCGTCCGCTGGCCCGCGCGTCCTGA
- a CDS encoding aldo/keto reductase: MDQRLVGRSGLSVSRIGLGTMTWARDTSAEEATAQLTAFAEAGGTLIDTADVYGGGDAERLIGRLIRDVVPRSELVIATKAVLMPGGERDASRRHLIRALDASLARLGLEEVDLWQLHAFDDRVPLDETLAAVDFAVSTGRTAYAGVCDYTGWQLAAAATWQRCGETRAPLVAAQAEYSLLAREPEEELIPAAAHAGAGLLAWSPLGRGVLTGKYRTGIPADSRAATPHFAEFVRPYLDERCRRIVESVTTAAEGLGVSPLAVALAWVRDRPGVSSAVVGARTHAQLLGVLQAEELTLPWEIREALDDVSDVSGP; this comes from the coding sequence ATGGACCAGCGACTTGTCGGGCGCAGCGGGCTCTCAGTGTCCCGGATAGGGCTCGGCACGATGACCTGGGCCCGCGACACCTCCGCCGAGGAGGCGACCGCCCAGCTCACCGCGTTCGCCGAGGCCGGTGGCACGCTGATCGACACCGCGGACGTGTACGGCGGGGGCGACGCGGAGCGCCTGATCGGCCGGCTCATCCGCGACGTGGTGCCGCGCTCGGAGCTGGTGATCGCGACCAAGGCGGTCCTCATGCCCGGCGGCGAGCGGGACGCCTCCCGCCGTCACCTCATCCGCGCCCTCGACGCGTCCCTGGCCCGGCTCGGGCTGGAGGAGGTCGACCTCTGGCAGCTCCACGCGTTCGACGACCGGGTGCCGCTCGACGAGACGCTCGCGGCCGTCGACTTCGCCGTCTCCACCGGCCGCACGGCCTACGCCGGGGTGTGCGACTACACGGGCTGGCAGCTCGCCGCCGCCGCGACCTGGCAGCGGTGCGGCGAGACGCGCGCCCCCCTCGTCGCGGCGCAGGCGGAGTACTCCCTGCTCGCCAGGGAGCCCGAGGAGGAGCTGATCCCCGCCGCGGCGCACGCGGGCGCCGGGCTGCTCGCCTGGTCGCCGCTGGGACGCGGCGTGCTCACCGGGAAGTACCGCACCGGGATCCCCGCCGACTCGCGCGCCGCCACCCCGCACTTCGCCGAGTTCGTACGGCCCTATCTCGACGAGCGGTGCCGCCGGATCGTGGAGTCGGTGACCACGGCGGCCGAGGGGCTCGGCGTGTCGCCGCTCGCCGTGGCGCTCGCCTGGGTGCGCGACCGCCCGGGCGTGTCGTCGGCCGTCGTCGGCGCCCGCACCCACGCACAGCTCCTCGGCGTGTTGCAGGCCGAGGAGCTGACCCTGCCGTGGGAGATCAGGGAGGCTCTGGACGACGTGTCGGACGTCTCCGGCCCCTGA
- a CDS encoding LysR family transcriptional regulator — MRIEQLEYIQAVTRLGSLRRAADHLHLSQPALSETVRNLERELGVDLLERRRSGATISDKGRELLPYIDGVLEAVDRLRGAADEQHRTARMVRLGTVNAATVPLLIPAIRAFREAHPTTQVEVVGAQQAEIHRRIREGSFDLGLVNYLSGDDMPPDLATTELLRGRPVVCVRPDSPLAALPAIDVTDLLGEPLIVMRAGYVMHRLVHRLLGGRAPAFSYSTDGAEMGKLMVAEGLGATVLPEFSVAGDPLLRSGAIAYRPLAVRVAEVLLVIQSQRTATGPRVARDLHRFFTRWASQHRAAPRGVATRGERTA, encoded by the coding sequence ATGCGCATCGAGCAACTCGAGTACATCCAGGCAGTGACCCGCCTCGGATCGCTGCGCCGGGCCGCCGACCATCTGCACCTGTCCCAACCGGCCCTGAGCGAGACAGTGCGCAACCTGGAGCGGGAACTCGGCGTGGACCTGCTGGAACGGCGCAGGTCCGGCGCGACGATCAGCGACAAGGGCCGCGAACTGCTGCCGTACATCGACGGCGTTCTGGAGGCGGTGGACCGCCTGCGCGGCGCGGCCGACGAGCAGCACCGCACGGCCCGCATGGTCCGGCTGGGCACGGTCAACGCGGCCACCGTCCCGCTGCTCATCCCCGCGATCCGGGCGTTCCGCGAGGCCCATCCGACGACGCAGGTCGAGGTCGTGGGCGCGCAGCAGGCCGAGATCCACCGGCGCATCCGCGAGGGCAGCTTCGACCTGGGGCTGGTGAACTACCTGAGCGGCGACGACATGCCGCCCGACCTCGCCACGACCGAACTGCTGCGCGGCCGCCCGGTGGTGTGCGTCCGCCCGGACAGCCCGCTCGCCGCGCTGCCCGCGATCGACGTCACCGACCTGCTCGGCGAGCCCCTGATCGTGATGCGCGCCGGATACGTCATGCACCGCCTGGTCCACCGCCTCCTCGGCGGGCGGGCCCCCGCGTTCTCCTACTCCACCGACGGCGCCGAGATGGGCAAGCTCATGGTGGCCGAGGGGCTCGGCGCGACCGTACTGCCGGAGTTCAGCGTAGCGGGCGATCCTCTGCTGCGCAGCGGCGCGATCGCCTACCGGCCGCTGGCCGTCCGCGTGGCGGAGGTCCTCCTGGTGATTCAGTCGCAGCGTACGGCCACCGGCCCCCGGGTGGCCCGCGACCTGCACCGGTTCTTCACGCGGTGGGCTTCGCAGCACCGGGCCGCCCCGCGCGGGGTCGCCACGCGTGGAGAAAGGACAGCGTGA
- a CDS encoding acyl-CoA dehydrogenase family protein: MTIADVSRTDWTEGPAPRTPGEWIERAREVAAVLAVDAAERDRAAKTPYAEIALLKESGLVTLLGPAGHGGAGQDWPTAYRVVREVAAADGSIGQLLGYHYLWNWAARLVGTREQWERVEAEAARGRWFFGGAVNPRDEDIVVRDEGDHLTFHGRKSFSTGSRVSDVTVLEGVLEGTDRHVFAIVPSGAEGLTFHDDWDNIGQRLTESGGVTVSGVRAPWSDALGYVDKEFRPRVYATLNVPAIQLVFVNFYLGIARGALETALAYTREHTRPWLHGGWERAVDEPYVIDLYGDLTAKLWAAEALADEVAREGLWFHRNPDEVTPRLRGEHEVRVAAVKARATEVALEITNGVFEATGARSTASRYGLDRFWRNVRTHTLHDPVAYKRREVGVYRLRDEIPEPTWYS, encoded by the coding sequence GTGACCATCGCTGACGTCAGCCGGACGGACTGGACCGAGGGCCCGGCCCCGCGTACCCCGGGCGAGTGGATCGAGCGGGCCCGGGAGGTGGCGGCGGTCCTCGCCGTCGACGCCGCCGAGCGCGACAGGGCCGCGAAGACGCCGTACGCCGAGATCGCGCTGCTGAAGGAGTCCGGGCTGGTAACGCTGCTCGGCCCGGCCGGGCACGGCGGGGCGGGACAGGACTGGCCCACCGCCTACCGCGTCGTCCGCGAGGTCGCGGCGGCCGACGGGTCCATCGGCCAGCTGCTCGGCTACCACTATCTCTGGAACTGGGCGGCGCGGCTGGTGGGGACGCGCGAGCAGTGGGAGCGCGTCGAGGCGGAGGCGGCGAGGGGCCGGTGGTTCTTCGGCGGGGCGGTCAACCCGCGCGACGAGGACATCGTCGTGCGCGACGAGGGCGACCACCTGACCTTCCACGGGCGCAAGAGCTTCTCGACGGGCAGCAGGGTCTCCGACGTCACCGTTCTTGAGGGCGTGCTGGAGGGCACGGACAGGCACGTGTTCGCCATCGTCCCCTCGGGCGCCGAGGGGCTCACCTTCCACGACGACTGGGACAACATCGGCCAGCGGCTGACCGAGAGCGGGGGCGTCACCGTCTCGGGGGTGCGTGCGCCGTGGAGCGACGCCCTCGGCTATGTGGACAAGGAGTTCCGGCCGCGCGTCTACGCCACCCTCAACGTGCCGGCCATCCAGCTCGTGTTCGTGAACTTCTACCTGGGCATCGCCCGGGGTGCGCTGGAGACGGCGCTGGCGTACACGAGGGAGCACACCCGCCCGTGGCTGCACGGCGGCTGGGAGCGCGCGGTGGACGAGCCGTACGTCATCGACCTGTACGGCGATCTCACCGCGAAGCTGTGGGCGGCCGAGGCGCTGGCCGACGAGGTCGCCCGCGAGGGCCTGTGGTTCCACCGCAACCCCGACGAGGTCACCCCGCGCCTGCGCGGCGAGCACGAGGTGCGGGTGGCCGCGGTGAAGGCGCGGGCGACCGAGGTGGCGCTGGAGATCACGAACGGCGTCTTCGAGGCCACCGGCGCCCGCTCGACCGCGTCCCGGTACGGCCTCGACCGGTTCTGGCGCAACGTGCGCACCCACACCCTGCACGACCCGGTGGCGTACAAGCGCCGCGAGGTGGGCGTCTACCGGCTGCGGGACGAGATCCCCGAGCCCACCTGGTACTCCTGA
- a CDS encoding histidine phosphatase family protein: MTTVLLVRHGLTDLTGPVLAGWTPGVHLDERGREQARAVAERLAPLELDAIVSSPLDRCRETAAAIAQGRPVTVRTDDRFGECGYGDWTGRPLKELAEEPLWRVVQAHPSAAVFPGGEAMAEVQSRAVRAVRDWNERLGEKATYLVCSHGDVIKAIVADALGLHLDQFQRVTADPASVTVIRYTPLRPFLLRANDVGGGVANLVPPPEVPSRDDGGETITGSDAAVGGGAGNT, from the coding sequence ATGACGACCGTCCTTCTCGTACGGCACGGCCTGACCGACCTGACCGGCCCGGTGCTGGCGGGCTGGACGCCCGGCGTCCACCTGGACGAGCGCGGCCGGGAGCAGGCGCGCGCGGTGGCCGAGCGGCTCGCGCCGCTGGAGCTGGACGCGATCGTGTCGAGCCCGCTGGACCGGTGCCGGGAGACCGCCGCCGCCATCGCCCAGGGCCGCCCGGTCACCGTGCGGACCGACGACAGGTTCGGCGAGTGCGGCTACGGCGACTGGACCGGCAGGCCGCTGAAGGAGCTCGCCGAGGAGCCGCTGTGGCGGGTCGTGCAGGCCCATCCCAGCGCGGCGGTCTTCCCCGGCGGCGAGGCCATGGCGGAGGTGCAGAGCCGGGCCGTGCGGGCCGTGCGGGACTGGAACGAGCGGCTCGGCGAGAAGGCCACCTATCTCGTCTGCAGTCACGGGGACGTCATCAAGGCGATCGTGGCCGACGCGCTGGGGCTGCACCTGGACCAGTTCCAGCGCGTCACGGCCGACCCCGCCTCCGTCACCGTGATCCGCTACACGCCGCTACGCCCCTTCCTGCTGAGGGCCAACGACGTGGGCGGGGGAGTGGCCAACCTGGTGCCCCCACCCGAGGTTCCATCGCGGGACGACGGGGGAGAAACCATCACCGGAAGCGACGCCGCCGTCGGCGGCGGAGCAGGGAACACATAA